Proteins from one Gimesia maris genomic window:
- a CDS encoding TPM domain-containing protein: MKYHLNSKSAVFCLVLILTGFSRLSSVQALELTLEPPGDREFVRDLAGMLDEPTTKKIKELCDKLLTDKATPIIVVTIDSMAEYGGADMRIETFATILFNQWQIGHAKLGDQDWNTGILLLVSKNDRKARIELGAGWGRREDEQCRQIMDEYIIPHFKQGQFDQGILVGVEALDKMARKLELPTKPVSPWTYVIMAVAAGLVIFTVVSLIRRGSSGWAWLFWGVVFAVIGTILYQMLNNRGGGGGGFGGGSFGGGFSGGGGATGSW, translated from the coding sequence GTGAAATATCACCTTAACAGCAAATCAGCCGTTTTCTGTCTGGTCCTCATTCTGACTGGCTTCAGCAGGTTGTCTTCCGTCCAGGCGCTGGAACTGACTCTGGAACCGCCGGGAGATCGGGAATTTGTACGCGATCTCGCCGGCATGCTCGATGAGCCGACCACAAAAAAGATCAAAGAGCTTTGCGATAAGCTGCTCACAGACAAAGCGACCCCGATCATTGTGGTTACGATCGATTCGATGGCCGAGTACGGCGGTGCGGACATGCGGATTGAGACCTTCGCCACGATCCTCTTTAATCAATGGCAGATCGGACATGCCAAGCTCGGAGATCAGGACTGGAATACCGGTATCCTGCTGCTCGTGTCCAAAAATGATCGCAAGGCCCGCATCGAACTGGGAGCTGGCTGGGGACGTCGTGAAGACGAACAATGCCGACAGATCATGGATGAATACATCATTCCCCATTTCAAACAGGGGCAGTTTGACCAGGGAATCCTCGTAGGGGTCGAAGCACTCGATAAAATGGCACGAAAACTGGAACTGCCCACTAAACCGGTTTCTCCCTGGACCTACGTCATTATGGCAGTAGCCGCTGGTCTGGTCATTTTTACGGTCGTCTCCCTTATCCGTCGTGGCTCCAGTGGCTGGGCCTGGCTGTTCTGGGGAGTCGTCTTTGCGGTCATTGGCACCATTCTATACCAGATGCTCAATAACAGAGGAGGTGGTGGCGGAGGCTTTGGTGGTGGTTCCTTCGGCGGTGGTTTCTCCGGTGGCGGGGGCGCGACGGGCTCATGGTAA
- a CDS encoding outer membrane protein assembly factor BamB family protein, with product MKHRLASSALLLFCLTSLFAFLPQGIQAKDWNTYLAGRERAGATTDSISLPLAPVWKYVAPSPPKMGQTNPGERVMEGHDLEARVDFDDAFQVAIADGRAYFGSSVDHLMRCVDLKSGKELWSYFTGGPIRLSPTVSQSRVYFGSDDGFVYCLDASTGKEVWKLRAGLNEEMIIARGEMVSRWPVRTNVLVDEGIAYFGAGIFPHENIYLYAVDAKTGNVIWKIDNLSQTSAGRNELSPQGYILANDEFLFFPSGRSLPAAFNKKTGEEEHKRSYSWRSTAGGVVGGTQALLADGQIYSMGAHHILALTQDEGDIGFAWITGQQMAVQGEFAYLATGSSILKVNRGEHAVGSQKAHNNDMTMNGLLRKLRSLKGKKAEEARAEIKTLKEENKAYAKAGVIWEIAAPARDSLIVAGDKVIAGGVGQVLILDEATGKLRETLKVKGHARGLAVSEGQLVVSTSAGEVIGYGSSKPHQPASQITPLTATSPYPADELTPVYQQAAKDILAHTNIKDGFCLVLGGEEGRLAYELARNSNLKIYCIEPDPAKVEQARQKLTQAGYYGHRVTVHQTELSPLPYSRYFANLIVSDSLLKTGQIPGIPKDIATHVKPLGGIICLGVPANSQTENSNNHMDWLKQTGLAETSKIKDLQGYATLIRGALPGAGSWSHQYGDPGNTASSKDQLVRGGLGVLWFGDPGEKKMVNRHDGAVGPLAINGRLFIQGESTIMAFDAYNGLFLWERENPQAIRTGVFQNQNPGNLVASDDSLFFMMKESCYQLDAATGKTVAKIPLPEKLNDGKHEWGYLAYQNGLIFGTATTRKELEARQVRRGRKTEDSTDALFAIDVKTGKPAWSYQGKNIAHHTIAIGPEAAYFIDSSITSEQRAEILRQDKSHLEKLTGKEREIAEDRLKKQDLRLAVALDIKTGKKLWSKPVDVTDCSEIGIGGGKLTLLYQNNVLLLCGANANGHYWKQFIAGDFSRRRLVALNAGDGALLWKKDANYRHRPIVVGDKIIAEPWSYDLYTGIQHTRKHPLTGQEVPWSIMREGHHCGMLSASENLLMFRSGYTGFYDLEKDAGTRHFAGHRTGCWINAIPANGLVMIPESSAGCVCLFSISSTIVLEPREERTHWTIFSSVGPKTPVQHMALNMGAPGDRRDAHGTVWMAYPRPRPSRETGLDFKFDIKPQFSEGGGYESLNEITHPVKNAEPGWVYTSWAKGLKKCTIPLLGKSDSPTNYTVELSFSGLEPVSLNNQQEPPLYEIKLQGKVVQKDFNPQTTKPTQTLKFDGVSVKDNLQLELVPQNESARQTPAALSGIEIIRSDS from the coding sequence GTGAAACATCGCCTCGCCTCTTCCGCCCTTCTGCTTTTCTGTCTGACCTCCCTATTCGCGTTTCTTCCTCAGGGAATTCAAGCGAAAGACTGGAATACCTATCTCGCGGGGCGCGAACGTGCGGGAGCCACAACAGACTCGATTTCTCTTCCATTGGCTCCCGTCTGGAAATATGTCGCTCCCAGCCCACCAAAGATGGGCCAGACCAATCCGGGCGAGCGTGTGATGGAAGGACACGATCTGGAAGCACGCGTTGATTTTGATGATGCCTTTCAGGTCGCCATTGCAGACGGACGTGCTTACTTCGGCTCCTCCGTCGATCATCTGATGCGCTGTGTCGATCTGAAGTCAGGCAAGGAACTCTGGTCTTATTTTACTGGCGGCCCCATTCGACTCTCTCCGACTGTCAGTCAATCTCGGGTCTATTTCGGTTCCGATGATGGATTTGTGTACTGCCTGGACGCCAGCACGGGAAAAGAAGTCTGGAAGCTGCGGGCCGGGCTGAACGAGGAAATGATTATTGCCCGCGGGGAAATGGTCTCGCGCTGGCCTGTCAGGACGAATGTCCTGGTCGATGAGGGGATCGCCTATTTTGGTGCCGGCATCTTTCCACACGAAAATATCTATCTGTACGCCGTTGATGCAAAAACCGGAAATGTTATCTGGAAAATCGATAACCTCAGTCAGACCTCAGCGGGTCGAAATGAACTTTCTCCCCAGGGATACATTCTGGCCAATGACGAGTTCCTGTTTTTCCCTTCAGGGCGCTCACTGCCGGCTGCCTTCAATAAAAAAACCGGCGAGGAAGAACACAAACGGTCTTACAGCTGGAGAAGTACTGCCGGCGGAGTCGTGGGAGGAACTCAGGCTTTGCTCGCGGATGGCCAGATCTATTCCATGGGGGCCCACCATATTCTGGCATTAACACAGGATGAAGGCGACATCGGTTTTGCCTGGATCACTGGACAGCAGATGGCGGTTCAGGGAGAGTTCGCTTACCTTGCCACGGGATCTTCGATTCTGAAAGTCAACCGGGGTGAGCACGCTGTGGGATCGCAGAAAGCTCACAATAATGACATGACCATGAACGGGCTACTTAGAAAACTCCGTAGCCTCAAAGGGAAAAAAGCAGAAGAGGCACGTGCTGAAATCAAAACCTTAAAGGAAGAAAATAAAGCGTATGCGAAAGCAGGTGTCATCTGGGAGATCGCAGCCCCTGCCCGCGATTCACTGATTGTAGCCGGTGATAAAGTCATTGCGGGTGGCGTAGGTCAGGTTCTGATTCTCGACGAAGCCACGGGAAAACTTCGCGAGACTTTAAAAGTCAAAGGACATGCACGTGGGCTGGCAGTTTCTGAGGGGCAACTGGTGGTCAGCACTTCAGCTGGCGAAGTCATCGGCTATGGCAGTTCGAAGCCTCATCAACCCGCTTCACAAATCACCCCCCTGACAGCGACCTCACCCTACCCTGCAGATGAGCTGACCCCTGTCTATCAACAGGCAGCTAAAGATATTTTAGCACACACAAATATTAAAGATGGGTTTTGTCTGGTACTGGGTGGTGAAGAAGGCCGACTCGCCTATGAACTGGCCCGCAACAGTAATCTGAAAATCTACTGTATCGAACCAGATCCAGCAAAAGTGGAACAGGCTCGGCAGAAGCTCACCCAGGCAGGTTATTATGGTCATCGCGTGACCGTGCATCAGACCGAACTTTCTCCACTCCCCTATTCACGATACTTCGCGAACCTGATCGTTTCAGATTCTCTGCTTAAAACGGGACAGATCCCGGGAATCCCCAAAGATATCGCCACACATGTCAAACCACTGGGGGGAATCATCTGCCTGGGCGTTCCTGCAAATTCACAGACAGAGAATTCCAACAATCATATGGACTGGTTGAAACAGACCGGACTTGCCGAAACATCAAAAATCAAGGATCTTCAGGGTTACGCCACACTGATTCGAGGTGCCTTACCGGGTGCAGGCAGCTGGTCCCACCAGTACGGCGATCCGGGTAATACCGCCAGTAGTAAAGACCAGTTGGTGAGAGGTGGTCTGGGAGTACTCTGGTTTGGAGACCCCGGTGAAAAGAAAATGGTCAACCGTCATGATGGCGCAGTCGGGCCTCTCGCAATTAACGGCCGTCTGTTTATTCAGGGTGAGAGTACCATTATGGCGTTTGATGCCTACAATGGCCTGTTTCTCTGGGAGCGAGAAAACCCTCAGGCCATTCGTACCGGTGTGTTCCAGAACCAGAACCCGGGTAATTTGGTCGCCAGCGATGACAGTCTGTTCTTTATGATGAAAGAAAGCTGCTATCAACTGGATGCTGCGACGGGCAAAACGGTCGCCAAAATCCCCCTGCCTGAGAAACTCAACGATGGCAAACATGAATGGGGTTATCTCGCCTACCAGAATGGACTGATCTTCGGGACCGCCACTACACGCAAGGAACTTGAAGCCCGACAGGTGCGCCGCGGTCGCAAAACTGAAGACTCCACAGATGCATTATTCGCCATCGATGTCAAAACCGGAAAACCAGCATGGAGCTATCAGGGCAAAAACATCGCCCATCACACGATCGCCATCGGACCGGAAGCGGCTTACTTCATTGACAGTTCGATCACCAGCGAGCAACGTGCTGAGATTTTGCGTCAGGACAAATCTCATCTGGAAAAACTGACTGGCAAAGAACGTGAAATCGCCGAAGACCGACTCAAAAAACAGGATCTGCGGCTGGCAGTTGCACTCGACATCAAAACCGGTAAGAAACTCTGGTCCAAACCTGTCGACGTGACAGATTGCAGCGAAATCGGGATCGGCGGTGGAAAGCTGACATTACTGTACCAGAACAATGTACTGCTGCTCTGTGGAGCCAATGCCAACGGTCATTACTGGAAACAGTTTATCGCCGGTGACTTTTCCCGCCGACGCCTGGTGGCCCTCAATGCCGGCGATGGTGCCCTGCTTTGGAAAAAAGACGCCAACTATCGTCATCGCCCGATCGTTGTCGGTGATAAAATTATCGCAGAACCCTGGTCCTACGATCTTTACACTGGCATTCAACATACACGCAAACACCCCCTGACCGGACAGGAAGTTCCCTGGAGCATCATGCGGGAAGGTCATCATTGCGGCATGCTGTCTGCCTCGGAAAATCTGCTGATGTTCCGTTCCGGCTACACAGGCTTCTACGACCTCGAAAAAGACGCCGGCACCCGGCACTTCGCCGGCCATCGTACCGGCTGCTGGATCAATGCCATCCCTGCCAACGGACTGGTAATGATTCCCGAATCCTCTGCAGGCTGTGTCTGTCTGTTCTCGATCTCTTCGACCATTGTGCTGGAACCGCGCGAAGAACGGACTCACTGGACGATCTTCAGTTCTGTCGGCCCCAAAACTCCGGTCCAGCATATGGCATTGAACATGGGTGCCCCCGGTGACCGCCGCGACGCGCATGGGACAGTCTGGATGGCTTATCCCCGACCCAGGCCAAGTCGGGAAACCGGTCTCGACTTCAAATTTGATATCAAACCCCAGTTCAGTGAAGGGGGAGGTTATGAGAGCCTCAATGAAATCACTCATCCTGTCAAAAACGCCGAACCGGGCTGGGTCTATACATCCTGGGCCAAAGGGCTGAAGAAATGTACGATTCCTCTACTGGGGAAAAGCGATTCTCCCACGAACTATACGGTGGAGCTCTCCTTCTCAGGCCTGGAACCGGTCTCTTTAAACAATCAGCAGGAACCACCACTGTATGAGATCAAACTGCAGGGAAAAGTTGTTCAGAAAGACTTTAACCCACAGACTACTAAGCCAACCCAGACACTCAAATTCGATGGAGTTTCCGTTAAAGATAATCTACAGCTCGAACTGGTTCCGCAAAATGAATCAGCGCGGCAGACACCTGCAGCTTTAAGTGGAATTGAAATTATTCGCTCAGATTCATAG
- a CDS encoding c-type cytochrome: MIRILVFGLVCTGIDNISRAKTPAINFKIDRLEDTMLQEVAEGDFRIMVAGAPLDRLTGAEFTALREQELKLQNKKNRDAESKRKLNALLIAMARIADEPTLIYLHELFESYPERRNDVAEAISWYAKENQRRDADWRILVRSLNIIEGDQAKTVMRALTRFRRRSNKAQWIRQAILVGLEQDLAGQQIADRLLTHWTGQEFKPESDSANSIMQQWQDWFASKYPDELPAELPVEVADSRWKYKGLLAELQQQTKDTLDLKLGAQAYVKATCVKCHRFGEQGEKVGPDLTYVSRRFQQKEVLQATLFPSHFVSEEYPTFTIVTDAGKTFTGMMGAAGPDEIMLLTEAGKRQMIKKQEVDEIIPVKKSAMPDGLLNLLSKAEAIQLIRYLGTLPEGASDKYRHKLP; the protein is encoded by the coding sequence TTGATCAGAATACTTGTCTTTGGACTGGTATGCACCGGGATCGATAATATCAGCCGCGCTAAAACTCCCGCGATCAATTTTAAAATTGATCGCCTGGAAGACACCATGCTGCAGGAAGTCGCAGAGGGTGACTTTCGGATCATGGTGGCAGGTGCGCCACTGGATCGGTTAACAGGAGCCGAGTTTACCGCGCTGCGCGAACAGGAATTAAAACTGCAAAATAAAAAAAACAGGGATGCGGAATCGAAACGCAAACTGAATGCCTTATTGATTGCGATGGCGCGAATCGCTGATGAGCCCACGCTGATCTATCTGCATGAGCTGTTTGAATCTTATCCGGAGCGGAGAAATGATGTCGCAGAAGCGATCAGCTGGTATGCTAAAGAAAACCAGCGACGTGATGCCGACTGGCGGATTCTGGTTCGATCGTTGAATATCATTGAGGGAGATCAGGCGAAAACCGTCATGCGTGCTCTGACACGTTTTCGTCGTCGTTCGAATAAAGCGCAATGGATCCGACAGGCGATACTGGTCGGGCTGGAACAGGATCTCGCGGGACAACAGATCGCTGATAGACTGCTGACACATTGGACGGGGCAGGAATTCAAACCGGAAAGCGATTCAGCAAACTCGATCATGCAGCAGTGGCAGGACTGGTTTGCATCGAAATATCCTGACGAGCTTCCCGCGGAACTGCCGGTCGAAGTTGCCGATAGTCGCTGGAAGTACAAAGGGCTTCTGGCAGAACTGCAACAGCAGACTAAAGACACGCTTGATTTAAAACTCGGAGCACAGGCATACGTCAAGGCGACTTGTGTCAAATGCCATCGCTTTGGAGAGCAGGGAGAAAAGGTCGGTCCTGATTTGACTTATGTCAGTCGACGGTTTCAGCAGAAAGAAGTACTGCAGGCCACCCTGTTTCCTTCCCATTTCGTATCGGAAGAGTATCCGACTTTTACAATTGTGACTGATGCCGGTAAGACGTTCACCGGAATGATGGGAGCAGCGGGACCAGATGAAATCATGCTGTTGACGGAGGCCGGCAAGCGGCAGATGATCAAAAAACAGGAGGTCGATGAAATCATACCGGTCAAAAAATCTGCGATGCCGGATGGCTTGCTGAATCTGCTGTCGAAAGCAGAAGCGATTCAACTTATCAGGTATCTGGGGACGTTGCCTGAAGGGGCTTCAGACAAATATCGTCATAAACTCCCTTAG
- the cls gene encoding cardiolipin synthase, with the protein MDWITAALSLCGYLITLALIPSILLKKNRHPISTVSWILTIILLPGLGGITYLFFGINRVQRRSLSKEKANQSLAPKLPQIVQNQLLSSEDYLPLNQNLMRLAQNIGHTVPTFGNHVELLTDTNRTLGLIKQAILNAEHSLHLEYYIWQPDQSGTLLRDLLIEKARAGVEVRFLYDGLGSFGLGKHFFKPMREAGIQIAPFLPGASIRERWSINLRNHRKIVIVDGKMAFTGGMNIGDEYLGLNQDLGFWRDTHLKIEGPETLQLQQVFAEDWFFATGEALTQQKYYPHPDPTGTITAQTLLSGPEKNADVFLTLMFAAINEARHSIVLTTSYFVPPESLTTALESAARRGVHVRLLLSSKSANPATVHAGRSYYDSLLDADVEIFEYTKGILHSKTLTIDDSWSLVGTPNFDFRSLILNFEVGLALYDRKFAQRLRESIEQDFLTAIKITHTDWDKRSKPTILLQNLCRLFAPVM; encoded by the coding sequence ATGGATTGGATTACAGCAGCCCTATCGCTCTGTGGCTACCTGATTACCCTGGCTTTAATTCCGAGCATCCTTTTAAAAAAGAACCGTCATCCGATTTCTACCGTCTCGTGGATTTTGACTATTATTCTTCTGCCGGGACTCGGAGGAATCACATACCTGTTCTTCGGTATCAATCGAGTGCAAAGACGCTCTCTCTCCAAAGAAAAGGCAAATCAGTCTCTTGCTCCCAAACTTCCGCAGATTGTCCAGAACCAACTGCTCTCCAGTGAAGACTATCTCCCTCTGAACCAGAATCTGATGCGTCTGGCTCAAAATATCGGTCATACCGTTCCCACATTCGGTAATCATGTGGAATTGTTAACCGATACAAATCGTACTCTGGGTTTGATCAAACAGGCGATTTTGAATGCCGAGCACTCGTTACACCTGGAATATTATATCTGGCAGCCCGATCAGTCCGGGACACTGCTCCGCGATCTGCTGATTGAAAAAGCCCGCGCGGGAGTGGAAGTCCGTTTTCTGTATGACGGCCTGGGATCATTCGGATTAGGTAAACATTTTTTTAAACCAATGCGGGAAGCGGGCATCCAGATCGCCCCGTTCCTGCCTGGTGCCTCCATTCGCGAGCGCTGGTCCATCAACCTCAGAAACCACCGTAAAATTGTCATTGTCGATGGCAAAATGGCTTTCACCGGCGGTATGAATATCGGTGATGAATACCTGGGATTAAATCAGGACCTGGGATTCTGGCGAGATACACATCTGAAAATTGAGGGACCGGAAACGCTACAACTTCAACAGGTGTTTGCTGAAGACTGGTTTTTTGCAACGGGCGAAGCTTTGACTCAGCAGAAATATTATCCACACCCGGACCCGACGGGAACGATTACTGCCCAGACCCTGCTTTCAGGGCCGGAAAAGAATGCCGATGTCTTTTTAACACTGATGTTTGCAGCCATCAACGAAGCACGACACAGTATTGTCCTGACGACATCCTATTTTGTTCCCCCCGAATCTCTGACCACCGCACTGGAGTCGGCAGCACGTCGTGGCGTGCATGTTAGACTCCTGCTGTCCAGTAAGTCAGCCAATCCGGCAACGGTTCACGCAGGTCGCTCGTACTATGACTCACTGCTGGATGCCGATGTCGAAATTTTCGAATACACCAAAGGGATCCTGCATTCGAAAACTTTAACGATAGACGACAGCTGGTCGCTGGTCGGCACCCCCAACTTTGACTTCAGAAGCTTAATCCTGAACTTTGAAGTCGGCCTGGCGCTGTATGATCGTAAATTCGCTCAGCGTCTCAGAGAATCCATTGAACAGGATTTTCTGACCGCGATCAAGATCACACACACAGACTGGGACAAACGGAGCAAACCCACAATCTTGCTGCAAAATCTGTGTCGATTATTCGCGCCTGTCATGTGA
- a CDS encoding uracil-DNA glycosylase encodes MNQDAKTRSQRAVRQLLESWQRSGVTYLRQMEPLPELPAETTSPVEAPQEKPVQTVAPTTPLPRQSIVPPPQPTETSEEPTLESEQARKEMSVPRTTKSKMNKGDRQAELDILATQVSKCTRCPELAETRTQTVFGVGNPRAKIMFIGEAPGADEDKQGEPFVGRAGKLLDKIIEACQMKRSDIYIANILRCRPPGNRNPTDLEASNCRGYLDAQIEIVDPDYIVCWGSVAAKNLLHSDLPIGKMRGDFYEYGRAKVVCTYHPSYLLRNPSAKKNVWEDMIYLFADMGINLKAQV; translated from the coding sequence ATGAATCAGGATGCAAAAACACGCTCGCAGCGCGCAGTCCGGCAGTTGCTGGAAAGCTGGCAGCGATCTGGAGTGACGTATTTAAGGCAGATGGAACCTCTTCCTGAGTTACCTGCTGAAACAACGTCCCCTGTGGAAGCTCCCCAAGAAAAACCTGTTCAAACTGTCGCTCCCACTACTCCATTACCCCGGCAATCAATCGTACCGCCGCCTCAACCAACTGAAACTTCAGAGGAGCCGACCCTGGAGTCGGAACAGGCTCGAAAGGAAATGAGTGTGCCTCGAACGACCAAATCGAAAATGAACAAAGGTGATCGCCAGGCTGAACTGGATATCCTTGCTACTCAAGTATCCAAGTGCACCAGGTGTCCGGAACTGGCCGAGACGCGAACACAGACCGTGTTTGGGGTAGGAAATCCCCGGGCAAAAATCATGTTCATCGGGGAAGCACCGGGTGCGGATGAGGATAAACAGGGGGAACCGTTCGTAGGGCGGGCAGGGAAGCTGCTGGACAAAATCATCGAAGCGTGTCAGATGAAACGCAGCGATATCTACATCGCGAATATTCTGCGGTGTCGTCCGCCGGGAAATCGGAATCCTACCGATCTGGAAGCTTCTAACTGTCGCGGATATCTGGACGCGCAAATTGAGATTGTAGACCCGGATTACATCGTCTGCTGGGGCTCTGTGGCGGCGAAAAACTTATTACACTCGGATCTTCCCATTGGAAAAATGCGGGGTGATTTCTACGAATACGGGCGGGCCAAAGTGGTGTGTACTTATCACCCCTCCTATCTGTTGCGAAATCCTTCCGCGAAGAAGAATGTCTGGGAGGATATGATTTACCTGTTTGCCGATATGGGTATTAATTTAAAAGCCCAGGTCTGA
- a CDS encoding TlpA family protein disulfide reductase, translating to MVDSKSIYQHITRIGSHTLSVLILGIICWGCSSNTSTETSQPEAEPAAQSENNSADIKPEKTVEITLTLSDAEGFKEILAKQNGKVVLVDFWATWCVPCIKNFHHTVEWNQKYADQGLSVISVSMDESDEETQQAVLKFLEKEDAQFTNVLATAADDQDPMDTFGIDGGALPHYRIYDRTGKLIKKFSFADPDKLFTQEDIETAIQEALKQKPE from the coding sequence ATGGTAGACAGCAAGTCCATTTATCAACATATCACCAGAATCGGTTCTCACACACTCAGCGTGCTGATCCTCGGAATCATCTGCTGGGGTTGTTCTTCAAATACATCAACAGAGACGTCCCAACCTGAAGCAGAGCCAGCGGCACAATCTGAGAATAATTCAGCAGATATTAAGCCCGAAAAAACGGTTGAAATCACCCTGACCTTAAGCGATGCGGAAGGTTTCAAGGAAATTCTCGCAAAGCAGAATGGAAAAGTCGTCCTGGTTGATTTCTGGGCGACCTGGTGTGTCCCCTGCATCAAGAACTTTCATCACACCGTTGAATGGAATCAGAAGTATGCCGATCAGGGGCTCAGTGTGATTTCCGTTTCCATGGATGAGTCGGACGAAGAAACTCAGCAGGCAGTTCTCAAGTTTCTGGAAAAAGAAGATGCCCAATTCACGAATGTGCTTGCGACCGCTGCCGATGACCAGGATCCCATGGACACATTTGGTATAGATGGTGGTGCCCTGCCTCATTACCGGATTTATGACCGCACCGGCAAGCTGATCAAGAAGTTTTCCTTCGCGGACCCGGACAAACTATTTACCCAGGAAGATATAGAGACCGCCATTCAGGAAGCTCTGAAACAGAAACCAGAATAG
- a CDS encoding leucine-rich repeat domain-containing protein yields MKTRVFLSLAGLCLLTGCPSASTPPADPEKAATSAKSDPAPEAATQKPAVEPDSPEAVKAFKDLDAKLGMSDDGRVLILDLKGTNAQDADLKHLAGLPSLERLILWGPNFTDVSTEEIGKKNKLWFLSLESTAIGDEGVKNLSDLQGLQVLSLRATNITNDALKVVAAFPELKDLDLRFNKEINDEGMPHIKGMKNLKVLKVQATQVTDEGMKDIAALPNLQRLNTWGRNISDETLELLKDKNLVSLELDDTEISDEGMKYLKDMTNMESLHLRRDFVGNPGIENIQNMKKLQTLHLRDTVVTDEGMKYLSGLTDLTYLDLDESMIGDQGLEQIKDLKKLTRLGLWGTETTDQGLKVISGFTELNRLNLEGTPITDAGLKQLLPLKKLEYLNLSKTEISDEGLKTLAALKNLKELQLSFTQVTDDGVKQFEAAVPGCKVKR; encoded by the coding sequence ATGAAGACAAGAGTATTTCTTTCTCTGGCAGGATTATGTCTGTTAACAGGATGTCCCAGTGCTAGTACTCCCCCTGCTGATCCAGAGAAAGCCGCTACTTCTGCGAAAAGTGATCCCGCTCCAGAAGCTGCGACACAAAAGCCTGCCGTTGAGCCAGACTCACCAGAAGCAGTCAAAGCATTCAAGGACCTGGATGCCAAACTGGGAATGTCTGATGATGGTCGCGTTCTGATTCTGGATCTGAAGGGGACGAATGCGCAGGATGCAGATCTGAAGCATCTGGCAGGTCTGCCTTCCCTGGAACGGTTGATACTCTGGGGACCAAATTTCACAGATGTCTCGACAGAAGAAATTGGCAAAAAAAATAAACTGTGGTTTCTGAGCCTCGAGAGTACTGCGATCGGAGATGAAGGAGTAAAAAATCTGTCGGACCTGCAAGGCCTGCAGGTGCTCTCGCTTCGTGCTACCAACATTACCAATGACGCTTTGAAAGTGGTTGCCGCGTTTCCAGAACTCAAAGATCTGGATCTGCGCTTTAATAAAGAGATTAACGATGAGGGAATGCCTCATATTAAAGGGATGAAGAACCTGAAAGTACTCAAAGTGCAGGCGACTCAGGTAACGGATGAGGGAATGAAGGATATTGCCGCACTTCCGAATCTGCAGCGTTTGAATACCTGGGGAAGAAATATTTCTGATGAAACTCTGGAGTTGCTGAAGGATAAAAATCTGGTATCACTGGAACTGGATGATACGGAAATCTCAGACGAAGGGATGAAGTATCTGAAAGACATGACAAATATGGAGTCGTTGCATCTGCGGCGGGATTTTGTCGGCAATCCGGGGATTGAAAATATTCAGAATATGAAAAAACTCCAGACACTTCATCTGCGGGATACCGTGGTTACCGATGAAGGGATGAAGTATCTTTCCGGGTTGACCGATCTGACGTACCTGGACCTGGATGAGTCGATGATTGGTGATCAAGGACTGGAACAGATCAAGGACCTGAAGAAACTGACCCGGCTTGGCTTGTGGGGGACAGAAACGACAGATCAAGGTTTAAAGGTCATTTCCGGGTTTACGGAACTGAATCGTCTGAACCTGGAAGGAACTCCGATCACCGATGCAGGTTTGAAGCAGCTGCTGCCGCTCAAGAAGCTGGAGTATCTGAATTTGAGTAAAACAGAGATTTCAGATGAAGGTTTGAAGACACTCGCAGCTTTGAAAAACCTGAAAGAACTGCAGTTGAGCTTTACTCAGGTTACCGATGACGGTGTCAAACAATTCGAAGCTGCGGTACCCGGCTGTAAGGTAAAGCGTTAA
- a CDS encoding CBS domain-containing protein, with protein MMRVRVRDLMTVNPVSVCLGTTLQAAAEQMVQAEASEIYVVDELRRLVGVVPEYDLLKYRLTHYHLEAPIDSLMYVQIESLSPEDDALQLASLFRDRRNSCMAVTDNGQLVGKLTCRDLFRAMLTLDAIDDQEQTSKPASSDKEITHSASSTINPPHLPRYSTPVNRLQLNNSPVK; from the coding sequence ATGATGCGGGTACGAGTTCGCGATTTGATGACCGTTAATCCGGTCAGTGTTTGCCTGGGAACTACGCTTCAGGCAGCCGCAGAACAAATGGTCCAGGCAGAAGCTTCAGAAATTTATGTGGTAGACGAGCTACGAAGACTGGTCGGAGTGGTTCCCGAATACGATCTTCTCAAATACCGGCTGACACATTATCACCTCGAAGCCCCCATTGATTCCCTGATGTATGTTCAGATTGAATCGCTTTCGCCGGAAGATGACGCCTTGCAACTTGCCTCTCTGTTTCGAGATCGGCGTAACAGCTGTATGGCCGTCACCGACAACGGTCAGCTGGTGGGAAAATTAACCTGCCGCGATCTGTTTCGCGCGATGCTGACACTCGATGCGATTGATGATCAGGAGCAGACATCAAAGCCAGCCAGTTCAGACAAAGAGATCACCCACTCTGCCTCCTCCACTATCAACCCGCCGCATTTACCTCGTTATAGTACACCAGTCAACCGACTGCAGCTGAATAACAGCCCCGTTAAATAA